AAAACCAGGCCAGCTACCGGTATCGAGTTGCCCAGTTCCTTCCTTACTGGAAAGAGTATGATATCGATCTGCAAGCACTGCGCATCACCAGTAAAAGCTATCCCGAAAAACTCTCGATTGCGCTCCGAAGCAAAGACTACGATTACGTATGGCTGCAACGCAAACCGCTTGCCTCACTGTTAACCAACATCATTGCACACAACAGTCGCCTGATTTACGATTACGATGATGCGCTGTACGCCATAGAGAGTTATCGCAAAACAAAGCCCAAGCCAGTTCATCCAGGCTCGAAGCAGACCATTAAACGCCTTAACACGGTACTAAAGCACTCGTCGCTTGTATTTGCGGGAAGTTATGCTCTGGCGGAGTATGCACGCAAATTCAACCCAGACAACACCATCATCATCCCCACGGCCTATAGTAACATTCCAAAACCACCGCCGCCAGTTGCGGCTGAACGCCCAATAACGATTGGCTGGATAGGCAATACCGGCAATCTTTACTTTCTCGCCATGATCGACCAAGCCACATCAGCGATACAACAACGCTTTCCCTCCACCAGATTTTCGGTCATGAGTGGCAAAGCGCCGGAAGGGCTCAAAACTCGCTGGGAGTTTGTTCCGTGGTCAGAAAAGCTCGAAGAGAGCTGGCTCGACTCGGTTGACATCGGCATCATGCCTCTTCAGGATGACGATTGGAGCCGGGGTAAGTGCGCCTTTAAACTCTTGCAATATATGGCACACGCCAAGCCGGTTGTGGCCTCTGCAGTGGGCGCAAACCTGAAAGCTGTTCTCCATGGAAGTAACGGCTTCCTGGCAAGCTCCAATGCGGAATGGGAGCAAGCTCTCGAAACACTCGTTTCAAACACAAGCCTGCGCCTTGCAATGGGAGAAGAGAGCCTGAAGCACTTCCGCTCAGCCTATGAACGCCAACGGGTTCAGGAAAAAATGGCAACCCTGCTACACAACCATTTCAGGCAGACAAAAACCCGGTAACACAGCCCCCCTTCTCTGTTCTGCACACGAACAAACAAACACTCCCTCAAAACTTCCCATACCCCAAGCATACTGGGCGACAAGAAAACTGAAGTCATCAAACGCCGCTATCCGTCACACTTTTGTAACAAATTTTTTTTTGTTACAATTACGAAAACCATCTATTAACAGACTTAACAATCGCTAACTGCATGATCGATCTCACCAATTCATACCTGCTTGGAAAAGGCTCATCACGCATCTGCTACTTGCATCCCGAAGACCCCGGAAAGTGTATCAAGATCACCTACTCCCGGAACCTTGACATTGAAAAACAGGAATTAAAGCACTACCGCCTCCACCGACGGCGCGGAATTTCATGGGAAATGCTGGCAAAACCCTATGGAAAGATCGAAACAAGCAAGGGTTCAGGAGTAATATTCAGCCTTGCACACGACTTCGACGCCTCCA
This portion of the Chlorobaculum parvum NCIB 8327 genome encodes:
- a CDS encoding glycosyltransferase; this encodes MIRILCLHVAENQASYRYRVAQFLPYWKEYDIDLQALRITSKSYPEKLSIALRSKDYDYVWLQRKPLASLLTNIIAHNSRLIYDYDDALYAIESYRKTKPKPVHPGSKQTIKRLNTVLKHSSLVFAGSYALAEYARKFNPDNTIIIPTAYSNIPKPPPPVAAERPITIGWIGNTGNLYFLAMIDQATSAIQQRFPSTRFSVMSGKAPEGLKTRWEFVPWSEKLEESWLDSVDIGIMPLQDDDWSRGKCAFKLLQYMAHAKPVVASAVGANLKAVLHGSNGFLASSNAEWEQALETLVSNTSLRLAMGEESLKHFRSAYERQRVQEKMATLLHNHFRQTKTR